The following nucleotide sequence is from Aneurinibacillus soli.
CCATCAACCTTAATATCGGAAAGAACTTCAAACGAATCCGAACAGAACGAAACCTTAGTTTAGATAAAATGAGTGAACTAACCGGTGTAAGCAAAGCGATGTTAGGTCAAATCGAACGGGGAGAATCAAACCCGACTATCACAACACTATGGAAAATCGCTAGTGGACTCCACATCTCCTTTTCTTCTTTACTGGCAGAAGACACGCCACTGGTCACACTCGTTGATGCCCGTACCATTGATCCTGTTGTCGAAAACGACGAGAAATATCGGGTATATCCGTTATTTCCTTTCCATCCGAAAAAACAATTTGAAATTTTTTCGCTTGTTCTTGAACCAGGGGGCAGCCATGAATCGGAAGGACACACTACAGGGGTAGAAGAATACGTTATCGTTGGTTCTGGTACGTTAGAATTTGTTATGGAACAGGAGATCTATCATGTGACGCAAGGCAGTGCTCTTCATTTTCAAGCAGATCGACCGCATTGTTATCGAAATGCAGGTACATCTCCTGTCATTTGTTCCGTAATCATTCATTACCCGCATTAACATAGTAGGTACAGAAGAACAGGGAGGAGAAGGGATGCAAGAAAATATTCATCTGAAAACGTACGAAATGAACCAGGACAATGGAAGCTTCCTTCAGGGGGTAAAAGACTGTGTCCCAACCATATTAGGTTACTTAAGTATCGGATTTGCAGCAGGAGTGATCGAAAAGACCGCAGGACTTAGCTTACTTGAAACCGCACTACTTAGTTTGATTTTGTATGCGGGTTCCGCTCAGTTTATTGCAGCGGGTATGATTGCAGCCGACGGATCAGCGACAGCGATTATTTTCACCATTTTCTTTGTTAATCTTAGACATCTTTTGTTAAGCGCGGCTGTATCTCCATACTTTCGTCATTTGTCCCCAACGAGAAATATGCTGATTGGTTCTTTGCTTACGGATGAGTCCTTTGGAGTAGCCATGAACCGCGCTGTACATGAAAGTGCCATCAGCGAGCGGTGGATGCACGGGCTAAATATCACCGCTTATATAAATTGGTTTATTGCCAACATGGCAGGTGCTTTTTTCGGACGATGGATTACCCATCCAGAACAGCTCGGTCTTGACTTTGCGCTGCCTGCGATGTTTATTGGGCTTCTCGTTCTGCAAATGGCGGGACGTAATCAAATCGTACGAGATAGTATCGTGGCCATCAGCGCGGTTGTGATCGCTGTAGGTGCAACTCTTGTTTTCTCGGGAAGCATCGGCATCATTGTAGCAACTGTTCTGGCAGCAACCATTGGGATGGTGATTGAGAAATGGATGTAAGATGGCCTATTTTTCTCATTATTATCGGATCAGCACTTGTTACATTTGTCCCTCGAGTTCTTCCGTTAATGGTACTCAGCCGCATTCAATTACCGGACTGGGCCATGCGTTGGTTACATTACATCCCGATTGCGGTTATGGCTTCTTTAGTCGGACAGGAATTGTTTATGTCTAACGGGAAACTGTCACCGCTTACGACAAATGTTGAACTGGTAGCTGCACTCCCGACTTTTATCGTGGCTGGCATGACACGCAGTTTGCTAGGGACTGTAGTCACAGGTCTTGTTTCTATCATAATCATACGGTTCATTTTTTGACTCCCATCCCACATATTACTAATGAAAGTAGATCACTCCCACTATTACAATAAGAGATAGGGAGGGATACGATGAAGAAAAGAAAACTCAGCCTATTACTCACACTTTCATTATTGACTAGTGCAGCACCAACAGTAGGATTGGCAGCATCTTCTGCTGTAACCATCAATGGGAAAACCGTCCAAACAGAAACGTTGATGCAGAACGATACAATGCTCGTTCCGGCCCGATTTTTCATGAATACCGGGGTTGTGGTTCAGTGGAGCGAGGCCTATCAGGCAGTCGTACTTACAAAAGGTAACATCACAATCAGTTTGCCATCGCAACAATCATATGCGGACGTGCTCGTACATCCAGGAACAACGTGGCACCGCGACCAGTTGCCTGTCGTCACAACCGACCGCAAAGATGGAACATACATACCGCTTCGCTACGCTGCGGAAACACTCGGCATGACCGTCTGGTATGATGCTGAAAGTCAGTCTGCTTCGGTTCATACGAATTCTTCAGGACCGGTTAAAATACTAGAATCAACACCGTCACCTGAAGCAAAAGATCCAGCTATGCACTGGCTGTATCAGTTGACAGAAGCAGAAGCTGGGGGAGAGTCACTCCAGGGGAAAATAGCAGTCGCTGCTTCCGTGCTGAATCGTGTCAAAACACCTGGCTGGCCGAAATCTGTAAAGGACGTTATATTTGAAGTGGCACATGTTAATGGTTCTGACTATTACCAGTACTCACCTGTGCTTGATAAGCGTATTTATAATGTAACACCGTCTCAAGAAACCATTAAGGCTGTCAATCTCGCGTTGCACGGGACAGACCCAAGCAAACAGGCTGTTATCTTCTACAATCCTGAAAAGACAGCGAACCAGTGGGTGCGTAGCCGTGAAGTTACCACAGTCATTGGGGATCATGTCTTCGCTAAATAAAAAATAAAGCAAAACCCGGGCTATTCGTCAACGAGAGAGCCCGGGTTTTTTGCTATACTAAGTAGGGAGGACAGATAGAATATTATGGATCTTTTTTAAGGGGAGTGCTTTATGAGTACGGGGAAATAGATAAATATCGAGAGGATTCTCGGATTCATGTTTATCATGATAGTGCAGAGCAGGTTCAATCGCTCGTACCGGAATCAGGTGAAACACGAGCTGATCTTGTACTATCAGGCATTCCATTTTCTTTTTTTCCCGATCAAGTTCGGGACGCAATTGTTCGCTCTACACGTGATGTACTCAAAGAAGACGGCATGTTCCTTGCGTATCAGACTTTTTTTCAACGAGATGTTCATCTTAAAGTATACATGGAGCGCTACTTTTCACGAGTTCGAGATACATATTATTTGCGGAATCTTCCCCCTATGCGCCTGTACGAGGCTCTCCCATGAAAAAACGCTGTAACCAACCAATATGGTTACAGCGTTTTTATTTCTCTTTGGAAATATTCGTTTGTTGATATTTCGTGTACGAAATATTATCATAAGAAGCATCGTTAAATATTCCATGAGGAGGAGACACTATACTTGACACTCCCACAACAAACCGTATAGGTTCGTGGGCTACAGTAGTGAGGAGGATCATCCATGCCCACAGATCAAGTCATTACGAATTTCATGCAGGCACTGCGTCGAATGTTGCGTGCTTCCCAGCAAATTTTGAACAGGGATGCAAATATATACAACTTAACCATCCCGCAGGTCCGCGTTCTCCATGCACTGTATACGAGCGGTTCGAAGTCGCTTGCAGAATTGAGTAAACAGATTGATACGTCTATCAGTTCAACTAGTGGGGTAATCGATCGACTAGAACGCATGGAGCTAGTGATACGAACACGTGATAAAGAGGACAGACGCAAAGTCTGGATTACACTCAGTGATTCATGTCGAACTTTAATGGAAAGATTTCCGATATCACAGGCGGAAGTTTTGCGCCCGTATTTTGCAAAAGAAGAGGAAGAAACGTTTATTGACTTAACACATCAGCTGCTCGGACTAGCCGAACGAATGGAACAAGATATCCTAAACAAGAAAAGCAAAGGAGAGACCGAATGACATGAAACGAATGGTGAGCAGCATTGCTGCTATGCTCGTTGTATTGCTACTTGTAGGTGGAATATTTTATATGATCAACAATCGTTCCAATTATCTTGCGACGGATAATGCTCGCATCACAGCTGATCTACAGCCAGTAGGGGCAGCGGCGGCGGGTAAACTGCAGGCCTGGAACGTGAATGTCGGAGATGCGGTAACGCAAGGAGACGCGCTTGGTACCGAGACAACCGGAACAGCAACAACACACGTATCCATTACAGCACCGCTAACCGGAACCGTCATTCAGACGAACGCGACGGCCGGACAAATCATAGCACCTGGGCAACCACTGGCCATGATCGCGGATCTGTCTAAAATGCATGTCTCTGCCTATATTGATGAAGATGCCATTTCAGATGTCCGTATCGGCCAGCAGGTTGATGTATATGTAGATGCCGATCCCACTCTCACCTTAAATGGACACGTGAGCAGTATTGGTCAGACAGCAGGAGCATTCCTGAATCCAAGCGTAGTATCTAGCGGTACAAATCGCGACTCCAAGCAAACGCAGCGGGTGCCGGTTACCATTACGGTAGACAATTTGCAAACTAACGGGATTGTGCCAGGGATGAACGCATCCAT
It contains:
- a CDS encoding MarR family winged helix-turn-helix transcriptional regulator, which translates into the protein MPTDQVITNFMQALRRMLRASQQILNRDANIYNLTIPQVRVLHALYTSGSKSLAELSKQIDTSISSTSGVIDRLERMELVIRTRDKEDRRKVWITLSDSCRTLMERFPISQAEVLRPYFAKEEEETFIDLTHQLLGLAERMEQDILNKKSKGETE
- a CDS encoding helix-turn-helix domain-containing protein, whose translation is MHSINLNIGKNFKRIRTERNLSLDKMSELTGVSKAMLGQIERGESNPTITTLWKIASGLHISFSSLLAEDTPLVTLVDARTIDPVVENDEKYRVYPLFPFHPKKQFEIFSLVLEPGGSHESEGHTTGVEEYVIVGSGTLEFVMEQEIYHVTQGSALHFQADRPHCYRNAGTSPVICSVIIHYPH
- a CDS encoding AzlD domain-containing protein yields the protein MDVRWPIFLIIIGSALVTFVPRVLPLMVLSRIQLPDWAMRWLHYIPIAVMASLVGQELFMSNGKLSPLTTNVELVAALPTFIVAGMTRSLLGTVVTGLVSIIIIRFIF
- a CDS encoding efflux RND transporter periplasmic adaptor subunit, producing MKRMVSSIAAMLVVLLLVGGIFYMINNRSNYLATDNARITADLQPVGAAAAGKLQAWNVNVGDAVTQGDALGTETTGTATTHVSITAPLTGTVIQTNATAGQIIAPGQPLAMIADLSKMHVSAYIDEDAISDVRIGQQVDVYVDADPTLTLNGHVSSIGQTAGAFLNPSVVSSGTNRDSKQTQRVPVTITVDNLQTNGIVPGMNASIRIHK
- a CDS encoding AzlC family ABC transporter permease, which produces MQENIHLKTYEMNQDNGSFLQGVKDCVPTILGYLSIGFAAGVIEKTAGLSLLETALLSLILYAGSAQFIAAGMIAADGSATAIIFTIFFVNLRHLLLSAAVSPYFRHLSPTRNMLIGSLLTDESFGVAMNRAVHESAISERWMHGLNITAYINWFIANMAGAFFGRWITHPEQLGLDFALPAMFIGLLVLQMAGRNQIVRDSIVAISAVVIAVGATLVFSGSIGIIVATVLAATIGMVIEKWM
- a CDS encoding cell wall hydrolase — encoded protein: MKKRKLSLLLTLSLLTSAAPTVGLAASSAVTINGKTVQTETLMQNDTMLVPARFFMNTGVVVQWSEAYQAVVLTKGNITISLPSQQSYADVLVHPGTTWHRDQLPVVTTDRKDGTYIPLRYAAETLGMTVWYDAESQSASVHTNSSGPVKILESTPSPEAKDPAMHWLYQLTEAEAGGESLQGKIAVAASVLNRVKTPGWPKSVKDVIFEVAHVNGSDYYQYSPVLDKRIYNVTPSQETIKAVNLALHGTDPSKQAVIFYNPEKTANQWVRSREVTTVIGDHVFAK